CTGTCGAGCAGTTTCCTGTGGTCCTCCAGGGTACGTGCGCGCAGCTTGTAACCCCATTTCTCCGGTTCCTCGAAGGCACGGCTGCCGGGATCGACGAACGGCGCGAAGGGAGAATCGTAGATGAACAGCTTGTCATCCTTCCTGACGCAGTCCCACAGCCTCTTGGAGCCCCTTGCGGTCTCCATGGCTGACTCCCTGGTCTGCTGGGGGAGACCGGTCATGAAGAACAGGTCGAACCTGCTGCAGCCGTTCTCGAAGGCGGCCGGCAGGGTGTGCTCGATGGCCTCGTTGGTGTAGCCCTTTCCCAATGCCATGCGGACTGCTTCGTCGTAGGAATCGGGCGAGAACTCGATGCTCCATCCGGCACCGAAGGCGCGGTCGCATTTCTTGAAGTATTCAGCGTTGGCACCGTTGAAGAGTTCGATGACAAAATGATTGTCTGGGTCTAGCTCTTTCACCGCATTGAGGAACTCGTCGGCGTACTTCATCCCGGCCTGTCTGAGGTCCCCTACGATGAATATGGGGGCCTTCATGTAGCTGTTGATGTTGGCCACATCCTCAGCCAGTTTGACGGGGCTCCTAAAGGCCGGTTTCTTCCTGCAGGCCACCCTTCCGTTGGCGTCGCGGGAACCGCCGCACTCGGCACAGTTCACAGAGCATCCGCGCACGGTGAATACTGATGTGAGGGGAGTATCGGCCCAGCTCTTCCAGGGAAGGGAGCCTTTGACGTCCATCGTCCTCATCACGTTCTTGATCATGACACCGTAATCGAAGATCACGCTGTCCAGACTGTCGAGGACATGGGTCACCCCGTTATCGTGTATCTTCCCCTCAGCATCCTTCCAGACGAGGTTGGGCACCTCGGAGAGGTCGCCTCCCTTGGAAAGGACGTCGAGAAGCTTGACGGTGGGCACCTCGGTGGTATCCCCGCGCATCACCAAGTCGATCTCGGGCCTGTGGATGAGTTCGTCGTAGAAGTACGAGGAGGTAAACCCTCCGAACTCCACCTTCGCGTCGGGATGGTATTTCTTGACGATCTTCGCCAGTTCGATGGCGCCGTGGGCGTGGGGCATCCAATGGAGGTCGATGCCGTATACGTCTGCGTCGATGCCCTTGATCTTCTTCTCGGCATCGAACTTCTGGTCAGCCAGCATCTGTCCCGCGATGTTGACGATACGGGTCCTGTACCCGGCCGCTATGAGATGGGCCGAGATGGTCATGAACCCTATAGGGTACATCTCGAAAACCGGTGATGAGGGGATGACATCGCTCACAGGACCGTAGAAGATGGGCTTCTTGCGGAAATCGTACACGCTGGGCGCATGGAGGAAGACCATGTCGTAATGGGCCACGGCTTCACTCCCCGTAGCGCCTCTTACGCTGCTGATAGGAACGGATGGCACGGAGCAGGTCGATACGCCT
The sequence above is a segment of the methanogenic archaeon ISO4-H5 genome. Coding sequences within it:
- a CDS encoding Fe-S oxidoreductase; this encodes MVFLHAPSVYDFRKKPIFYGPVSDVIPSSPVFEMYPIGFMTISAHLIAAGYRTRIVNIAGQMLADQKFDAEKKIKGIDADVYGIDLHWMPHAHGAIELAKIVKKYHPDAKVEFGGFTSSYFYDELIHRPEIDLVMRGDTTEVPTVKLLDVLSKGGDLSEVPNLVWKDAEGKIHDNGVTHVLDSLDSVIFDYGVMIKNVMRTMDVKGSLPWKSWADTPLTSVFTVRGCSVNCAECGGSRDANGRVACRKKPAFRSPVKLAEDVANINSYMKAPIFIVGDLRQAGMKYADEFLNAVKELDPDNHFVIELFNGANAEYFKKCDRAFGAGWSIEFSPDSYDEAVRMALGKGYTNEAIEHTLPAAFENGCSRFDLFFMTGLPQQTRESAMETARGSKRLWDCVRKDDKLFIYDSPFAPFVDPGSRAFEEPEKWGYKLRARTLEDHRKLLDSPSWKHVLSYETVWMNRDEIAETSYDAAIALSNAQLESGRLTEEGAKIRNERTETARSIMHTIDEALTFDSEERDRRLWAIKEEGVRMMDSTITDKNDLDWKTGSIWANAPRVAVGLLKSMVRRKR